A window of Zingiber officinale cultivar Zhangliang chromosome 5A, Zo_v1.1, whole genome shotgun sequence contains these coding sequences:
- the LOC121982812 gene encoding protein G1-like7, giving the protein MELGGDGDGEGPSSSSVSASADQTPLPSEPQPPLQQQQPLSRYESQKRRDWNTFLQYLKNHMPPLVLPRCSGAHVIEFLKYLDQFGKTKVHSSGCAFFGQVNPPSSCACPLRQAWGSLDALIGRLRAAYEENGGNQESNPFAASAVRIYLREVRENQSKARGIPYEKKKRKRGDVPAQLPRPARSAAAHQSSSSAAPSPFASSSSVPEKSADQLADGSSSVP; this is encoded by the coding sequence ATGGAGCTCGGAGGGGACGGCGACGGAGAAGGGCCTTCCTCCTCCTCCGTCTCAGCCTCTGCCGATCAGACTCCTCTTCCATCCGAACCTCAACCACCACTGCAGCAACAGCAGCCTCTAAGTCGGTACGAATCGCAGAAGCGGAGGGACTGGAACACGTTCCTGCAGTACCTGAAGAACCACATGCCGCCGCTGGTGTTGCCGCGGTGCAGCGGAGCGCATGTCATCGAGTTCCTCAAGTACCTCGATCAGTTCGGGAAGACGAAGGTGCACTCCTCCGGCTGCGCCTTCTTCGGCCAGGTCAACCCTCCCTCCTCCTGCGCATGCCCTCTCCGTCAGGCCTGGGGCTCCCTCGACGCCCTTATAGGCCGCCTCCGCGCCGCCTACGAGGAGAACGGCGGAAACCAGGAGTCCAACCCCTTTGCCGCCAGCGCCGTCCGAATCTACCTCCGCGAGGTCCGGGAGAACCAGTCCAAGGCCCGCGGCATCCCCTACGAGAAGAAGAAACGCAAGCGTGGAGACGTCCCCGCCCAGCTCCCTCGCCCTGCCAGATCAGCCGCTGCACATCAGTCTTCTTCTTCCGCGGCGCCCTCCCCGTTTGCTTCTTCCTCGTCAGTCCCAGAGAAATCCGCCGATCAACTCGCCGACGGTTCGTCGTCCGTCCCAtga